A section of the Pseudophryne corroboree isolate aPseCor3 chromosome 11, aPseCor3.hap2, whole genome shotgun sequence genome encodes:
- the LOC134969636 gene encoding putative nuclease HARBI1 — MSIHIAAEALPPQPTPALPPQPPAPQPQPAPHQPRQRRRARPPIFRTRVRLFGMPDDVVVRRYRLPPHLILDTLSIIESDLESEIRYPTAIPPLTQFLAVLHFLATGSFQHVVGDLVGMSQGQFSKVLRRVCQAFLKRVKQFIAMPLDVGALDVVKRQFAEGGSRFPHVIGVVDGTHVAIQPPKHNEEIYRNRKLFHSLNVMVVCGPSLQILSLNAKFTGSSHDAYVIRQSGIWQRLRSSQRPDMWLLGDRGYPCTPWLMTPYRNPRPGPQMAFNSALTATRQLVERTIGVLKGRFRVLHRTGGDIMYSPEMASKIVVLCAILHNIAVRSSVELPQAEELPDEEPGVVPRFGGGSVTRRGSQVRARIVAEYFS, encoded by the exons atgtcaatacatattgcggcagaagccctacctccccaacccacgccagcactcccaccccaaccgccagccccacaaccacagccggctcctcatcaaccaaggcaacggaggcgtgctaggccaccaattttcagaacccgtgtcagactttttgggatgccagatgatgtggtggtgcgtagataccggctgccaccacatctaatcctagacactctctccataatagagagtgatctggagtctgaaattcggtatcctacagcaataccaccattgacacaattccttgcagtgttacattttttggccacaggatcattccagcatgtggttggagacctggttggcatgtcgcagggccagttcagtaaggtcctgcgacgtgtctgccaggctttcctcaagcgtgttaagcaatttattgctatgcctttggatgttggtgccctagatgtggtgaagcggcaatttgcggaaggtggtagtcgcttcccacatgttattggggttgtggatggcacacatgtagctattcagccaccaaaacataatgaagaaatttatagaaacaggaaactgtttcattctctgaatgtaatggttgtttgtgggccatccctccagatcctttccctgaacgcaaagtttactggaagttcccatgatgcgtatgtcattagacaatcagggatatggcagagattaagatcaagtcaacgaccagacatgtggttattgg gagaccgtggatatccttgcaccccctggctcatgactccttaccgtaatcccaggccaggaccacagatggcatttaactccgcgcttactgccactaggcagctggtggagcgcacaattggtgtcctgaaagggcggtttcgtgttctccaccgcactggtggcgacatcatgtattcgccggagatggcaagtaaaatagtggtcctgtgcgcaatactccataatatcgcggtaaggagtagtgtagagcttcctcaggcagaggaattgcctgatgaggagccaggggttgtgccacgcttcggtggggggagtgtgacacggagggggagccaagtgagggcaagaattgtagcagaatatttcag ctga